AATTCGAGGGTTTGCGCTCGGCGCCGGGGGCGTCATGCCTGGGAAGGGGATGGAGAAATCGATCCACCTGACAAAGACAAACCCCCGGAATCCCATCCGGGGGGTGGATGTTTTTGTCCATCAATGGCTATTCACACACCTTCGCGGTGCGCGCGGTGCGCGCGGGCGTCATTGCGCGGGTGGAGGTGGGGCGTCAGCCTGGAGAGGCGGTGAGGCCGTAGCGGCGCATCAGCGCGAAGAAGGCCCGGCGGTGCTTGCCGCTGGCGCGGGCCGCGGCGGCGATGTTCCCGCCGTGCTCGTGCAGCTTCTCCTCGATGTAGGCACGCTCGAAGGCGCTCACGAGCCGCTTCTTCGCGGCCTTCAATGGCTCGTGGGCGAAGCTGGGGGCCGGCTCCTCCTCGACGGGCTCGGGGAGTGGCGCGAGCGCGGGGATGGAGACGTCCCGGACCGGCTCGGCCAGCTCGTGGAGGAGGGGCAGTTGCTCCACGTCCACGGTGGCGCCGGGATAGGTGCACAGCACGTAGCGGGCGCAGTTCTCCAGCTCCCGGACGTTGCCCGGCCAGTCATACGCCAGCAGATGCTCCCGGGCCCGTGCGGTGAAGCGCACGGGGGCCTTGCCGTACTCGGCCGAGTACTTCTGGAGGAAGTGGTCGAAGAGGGTGGGGATGTCCTCGCGCCGCTCCTTCAGCGAAGGGACGCGCAGGGGGAGCACGCGCAGGCGGAAGAAGAGGTCGGCGCGGAAGCGCCCGGCCTGGACCTCCGTCAGGAGGTTCGCGTTGGTGGCGGCGATGATGCGCACGTCCGCCCGCCGTGGACGTGCATCCCCCAGCGGCCGGTACTCCTTCTGCTGGATGAGCCTGAGCAGCTTCACCTGGTTGGACGGGTGCATCGCGTCGATCTCGTCCAGGAAGAGCGTGCCGTGCTCCGCCTCGGCCACCAGCCCGGTGGAGTGTCCGCGGGCGCCCGTGAAGGCACCTCCGACATGGCCGAACAGCTCGTTCTCGAAGAGCTCGAGCGGGAGGGCGCCGCAGTTGACCGGCACCAGCGGGTAGCGGGCGCGGGCACTCTGTTCATGGATGAGCCGCGCGTACAGCTCCTTGCCCACGCCGCTCGGGCCCATGATGAGCACCTCGGCGTCGGTCGAAGCGGTTGCGCTCGCCAGCTCGATGAGCCGGTGGTGCGTGGCACTGCTGCCGATGACGACAGTCACCCTGGTCTCCCCCCGCTACTTCAGAAGACAGACGATTCCGTGAGGAACCTTGCAATCCTAGCAATAACCGATCTGCAGGAACTCTGACGTCACACGGTGTGAGTTCTTACATCCCAAAAGTGCGTGTGTGTGTTTGTGATCCTGTCTTCCAGGGCAGGGTCCTGGAGGGGCGGCCCGCCGGAGAGAGGCCACGGCGACCGTCAGGCGGTTAATGTGGAGTGTCATGGTCCAGAAAGGTCAGTTCCTGGAGCGCGCCACGCTCGTCCCGGTGGGTCGCGAGGTGATGGAGGGCACGGCCCACCGGGGCACCCGGGCACCGCCGCTCTTGGTCATCCCCCCGAGGCCGGACGAGGGGGGCGGCATGGACCACGTCCTCGCGGCGGAGCTCGTCTGGGCCGCGGCCAACGCGGGCTTCCCCACGCTGCGCTTCAATCACCGGGGCGTGGGGGCCAGCCAGGGCACGCGGGGGAAGGACCTGGCGCTCCTGGAGGACGCCGAGGCCGCCCTGCGCATGCTGATGGAGAACGCGGGCACGTCGGCGGTGGCGGTGGCCGCGCTCCACGGCGGGGCGCAGGTGGCCGTGGCGCTCCAGCGGAAGCACGTCTCCGTGGGGGGACTGTGCCTGGTGGCGCCGGCGGACATCGACCCCGCCATCCTGGGGCAGGTGACGTGTCCGCTCCTGGTGGTCCAGGGGGAGACGGACGCTCGCCTGCCCCGGGCCGCGGTGTCGGCCGCTATCGTCCAGGCGGGGGGCGACTTAGAGGTCATCGACGACGCGGGGGCGACGTTCCAGCGCAACCTCCCCCAGGTAGGACATGCCGTGGCAAGCTGGCTGCGCAAGCTCTCCGGCGGATGACCGATGCCTCCGTAACCCTCTGGACTTCTTCACGTTTCTTTACCCCCTCCGACTTGCACGGCGGGAGAGGGGGCGTACAGACTGCGAGTGCAGACCCAATCGTTCCGTCGTTCGTTCGTAGGGGTCTTTTGGAAGAGTGCCTCGTTCCTCAAGGAGTAGCCCGATGCGGATGCAGCGATGGACCCTGGGTGGCGCGGTACTGGCCCTGACGCTGGCGACCGCCTGCGCCTCCGACAAGCGCGAGGACGCGGCGCCTCCTCCGGCCGAGTCGCTGGACCTCCAGGCCGCGGACGTGGTGGCGGGCGCCATCGTCGTGGACTTCAAGGACGGGACGACCAAGGCGGAGTTCGACGCCCTGGAGGCCGACTGGGGCGTGGACCTGGAGCTCAACTCCGTGGAGAGCGCCGACGAGGCCCTCACGGTGGCGGTGGGCGTGGACGACGTCGAGGGCGTGCTCGCGCGCATCCGCCAGCACCCTGGCGTCGAGGCCGCCGAGCCGCTGATGGAGGTCCGTGCCAGCTTCACCCCGAACGACCCCCGCTACGCCGAGCAGTGGAACCTGAAGATGATCGACATGCCCAAGGCGTGGGAGCGCAACCACGGCAAGGGCGTGGTGGTGGCGGTGCTCGACACCGGCATCGCGTACGAGGACCACGACGAGTTCAAGCAGGTCCCGGACCTCAAGGGCGTGAAGTTCGTGAAGGGCTTCGACTTCGTGAACGACGACGAGCACGCCAATGACGACCACGGCCACGGCACGCACGTGGCGGGCACCATCGCGCAGGCGACCAACAACCGCGAGGGCGTGGCGGGCGTGGCCTTCGAGGCGACGCTGATGCCAGTCAAGGTGCTGAACCACTTCGGCGGCGGCACCACGTCGGACATCGCGGACGCCATCCGCTTCGCGGCGGACAAGGGCGCCAACGTCATCAACATGTCCCTGGGCGGCGGCGGGTACTCGCAGGTGATGGCGAGCGCGGTGGAGTACGCGCGCAAGAAGGGCGTCACCGTGGTGGCGGCGGCCGGCAACGGCGGGCGCGCGCGCGTGGAGTTCCCCGCGGCCTACCCGGGCGCGGTGGCGGTGTCGGCGGTGGGGCCGGAGGGGACGCTCGCGCCGTACTCGTCCTATGGCAAGGAGCTGGACATCGCGGCGCCGGGTGGCGACAAGCGCCGGGGCGACCAGGGCGGCATCCTCCAGAACACCATCGACCCGCGAGATCCGTCGCGCTCCGTCTACGCGTCCTACCAGGGCACCAGCATGGCCACCCCGCACGTGGCCGCGGTGGCGGCGATGCTGTACGCGGCGGGCGCCAAGGGGCCGGACGAGGTGGAGAAGGCGCTCTACGCGGGCGCGAAGAAGATGGAGGGCCAGGCGTGGAGCGAGCAGTACGGCAACGGCCTGCTCAACGCGGAGGCCTCGCTGGCGGCGGTGCGCGGTGGGATGTCCCAGTGGCCGCCGCTGTACTGGGCGCTCGCGTTGCTGGCGTTCATCCTGTTGACGCTGCGCGGGGGCGCGCGGCCGGGCTTCCTCAACGTGCTGTTCAAGCCGGCCTTCCTGCTGCCGCTGCTGCTGTCCACGGTGGGCGCCTTCTTCCTGCGCAACTGGTTCGGTGGCGCGGAGGGCGCGGCGGGTGACGTGGTGCAGGTGGCCTCGCTGCCCATCCCCGACTGGGAGCGCATCATCTTCGGCCGTGGCAAGACGGTGAGCCCGCTGTTCTACAGCGCGCTCATCCCGCTGCTGCTGTCGCTGCCGGCCATCAAGTGGCGGGGCCTGCGTCCGGCCATCGGCGGCATGGCGCTCGGCTTCGCCGGCTTCCTGGCCTACTCCGCGTGGGCGGGGGCTCCGGCGCTGGCGTGGATGCCCTTCACCTTCCTGGCGAAGCCCTGGCTGGGCTTCAACACGGTCATCTGCCTCGTCATCGGCCGGGCGATGCTGAAGAAGGAGGAGACGTGAAGCTGACCGGACGCGTCGTCTTCCGCGACATCGAGACGGGCGTATGGGTGCTGGAGGGCGACGACGGCACCACGTACCAGCTCGCCGGCGGGGACCGGAAGATCAAGAAGGACGGCCAGCGCATCGAGGCCGAGGGCAGCGTGGACCGGGACATGCTCACCAGCGCCATGGTGGGCCCCGTGTTCCACGT
The nucleotide sequence above comes from Pyxidicoccus xibeiensis. Encoded proteins:
- a CDS encoding sigma-54 interaction domain-containing protein, with protein sequence MTVVIGSSATHHRLIELASATASTDAEVLIMGPSGVGKELYARLIHEQSARARYPLVPVNCGALPLELFENELFGHVGGAFTGARGHSTGLVAEAEHGTLFLDEIDAMHPSNQVKLLRLIQQKEYRPLGDARPRRADVRIIAATNANLLTEVQAGRFRADLFFRLRVLPLRVPSLKERREDIPTLFDHFLQKYSAEYGKAPVRFTARAREHLLAYDWPGNVRELENCARYVLCTYPGATVDVEQLPLLHELAEPVRDVSIPALAPLPEPVEEEPAPSFAHEPLKAAKKRLVSAFERAYIEEKLHEHGGNIAAAARASGKHRRAFFALMRRYGLTASPG
- a CDS encoding serine aminopeptidase domain-containing protein → MVQKGQFLERATLVPVGREVMEGTAHRGTRAPPLLVIPPRPDEGGGMDHVLAAELVWAAANAGFPTLRFNHRGVGASQGTRGKDLALLEDAEAALRMLMENAGTSAVAVAALHGGAQVAVALQRKHVSVGGLCLVAPADIDPAILGQVTCPLLVVQGETDARLPRAAVSAAIVQAGGDLEVIDDAGATFQRNLPQVGHAVASWLRKLSGG
- a CDS encoding S8 family serine peptidase; its protein translation is MRMQRWTLGGAVLALTLATACASDKREDAAPPPAESLDLQAADVVAGAIVVDFKDGTTKAEFDALEADWGVDLELNSVESADEALTVAVGVDDVEGVLARIRQHPGVEAAEPLMEVRASFTPNDPRYAEQWNLKMIDMPKAWERNHGKGVVVAVLDTGIAYEDHDEFKQVPDLKGVKFVKGFDFVNDDEHANDDHGHGTHVAGTIAQATNNREGVAGVAFEATLMPVKVLNHFGGGTTSDIADAIRFAADKGANVINMSLGGGGYSQVMASAVEYARKKGVTVVAAAGNGGRARVEFPAAYPGAVAVSAVGPEGTLAPYSSYGKELDIAAPGGDKRRGDQGGILQNTIDPRDPSRSVYASYQGTSMATPHVAAVAAMLYAAGAKGPDEVEKALYAGAKKMEGQAWSEQYGNGLLNAEASLAAVRGGMSQWPPLYWALALLAFILLTLRGGARPGFLNVLFKPAFLLPLLLSTVGAFFLRNWFGGAEGAAGDVVQVASLPIPDWERIIFGRGKTVSPLFYSALIPLLLSLPAIKWRGLRPAIGGMALGFAGFLAYSAWAGAPALAWMPFTFLAKPWLGFNTVICLVIGRAMLKKEET
- a CDS encoding DUF5818 domain-containing protein → MKLTGRVVFRDIETGVWVLEGDDGTTYQLAGGDRKIKKDGQRIEAEGSVDRDMLTSAMVGPVFHVSSYRFV